A segment of the Leclercia adecarboxylata genome:
ACGTAGCAACGCATTATCCTCAACAACCAGTACGCGCATCATCGCTTCTCCCTAATATGAATGGTCTGAATAGTTTAAGCTGATTATGTTGCGCCAGGGATAAACATTTCGTAAACCGGAGGGAAGGAACCCTCTTTCCGGGCGGAAAGAGGGCTTAAAGCGTTATTTCAGCTCATCAACCATCGCAATGGCGCGGCCGATGTAGTTGGCCGGGGTCATCGCTTTCAGGCGGGTTTTCTCGTCTTCTGGCAGTTCCAGACCGTCGATAAACTGCTTCATGCCTTCGGCGTCCACGCGCTTGCCGCGGGTCAGCTCTTTCAGTTTTTCGTACGGCTTTTCGATGCCGTAGCGGCGCATCACGGTCTGGATCGGCTCCGCCAGCACTTCCCAGTTGTGATCCAGCTCGTCAAGCAGACGCTCGCGGTTCACTTCCAGTTTGCTCACGCCCTTCAGGGTGGACTGATACGCAATCAGCGCGTAGCCAATGCCTACGCCGAGGTTACGCAGCACGGTGGAGTCGGTCAGGTCGCGCTGCCAGCGGGATACCGGCAGTTTGCTGGCCATATGCTGCAGCATGGCGTTCGCCAGACCCAGGTTGCCTTCGGAGTTTTCGAAGTCGATCGGGTTCACCTTGTGCGGCATGGTGGACGAGCCGATTTCACCGGCGATGGTCTTCTGCTTGAAGTGGTTCAGGGCGATGTAGCCCCACACATCACGGTCGAAGTCGATCAGGATGGTGTTGAAGCGCGCGATGCAGTCAAACAGCTCGGCGATGTAATCGTGCGGTTCGATCTGGGTGGTGTACGGGTTCCACTGAATGCCCAGAGAGGTGACAAACTCTTCGCTGAACTGGTGCCAGTCCACTTCCGGGTAAGCGGCGATGTGGGCGTTGTAGTTACCGACGGCACCGTTGATTTTGCCGAGGATCTCCACCTGCTCCAGCTGACGGTACTGACGCTCCATACGGTAGGCGACGTTAGCCATCTCTTTACCGATGGTGGACGGGGTCGCTGGCTGACCGTGGGTACGGGAGAGCAGCGGGATATCGCGATACTCTACCGCCAGGGCTTTCACCGCGTCGATGATTTTGCGCCAGTACGGCAGTACCACTTCCTCACGCGCGGTAGAGAGCATCAGAGCGTGGGAGAGGTTGTTAATATCTTCTGACGTGCAGGCGAAGTGAATGAATTCAGATACCGCGTGCAGCGCAGGAACGCTTGCCACTTTCTCTTTCAGGAAATACTCAACCGCTTTCACGTCGTGGTTAGTGGTGCGTTCGATAGTTTTAATGCGCGCGGCGTCTTCTTCGTTGAACTGCGCGACGATTGCATCAAGGTAATCGTTTGCCTGGCTGTCAAAAGCAGGAACTTCCGCGATCGCTGCCTGTGCGGCCAGCTTTTGCAGCCAGCGTACTTCAACCTGGACACGGAATTTCAGCAGACCATATTCGCTGAAGATCCCGCGCAGCGCGCTGACTTTATCGCCGTAGCGTCCATCGACAGGGGAAACGGCGGTCAGTGAGGATAATTCCATAATTCGCAACTCCGGGAGGTTAACAATGAGCAAGAATTTGTTTTGCCTGAGTCGTCAGGCGATTACGATAAAACATTAACTGCAGGCGGCCACCGCCGACCTGATGCCACAGCACCGCGGCACGAATACCGGCCAGCAGCGAGGCGCGCACTTTGGCCTGTACCTGCGGACTTTGCAGGACGGCAGGGGAGCCGGTGACCTGGATGCGCGGCCCCAGCGGACTGATGACATCCACATAAATGCCGGCCATGGCGCTGAGTAAGGTCTCTGACTGTAAATCGAAATGATCAAGTTGACGCTGCAGGCCCGAAATGCGATCGCCCAGGGTACCCATGGCTCCTTTGGCGGCGTTCAGTTTGCGCTCCAGCACCATCATGCTGAGGGTATAGCGCGTCAGTTCCGCATTCAGCCCCTGACGGCTGCTGGCATTTAACACACCGAGTAGGGTTTCCAGACCGAGGCGAAGATTCGCTTCGCTACCACCGAAGACGCCGAGCGTTGAACTGGGGTTCAGATCCACGACGCTGTTGAGCGAAACGTGCAGCGCGTCAGCGTCACAATGACCCTGATGTGCCAGCTGTTGCACCAGACGGGCAGACTGGCAAATTCCCGCCAGCGCCAGGGTGATGTCATAAAAGTTCTTCGCCACACTGGCTCCTTTCTGTGTGTAATCGCATTAAACCGCAGTCAGCGGCAGGCGTTGTTCGATAATACCGCCGCCGAGGCAGATCTCACCGCTGTAAAAAACAGCGGACTGGCCCGGGGTCACGGCGGAAACCGGCTCGTCAAAACGCACTTCGATGCGTTCGTCGTCCAGCGCGGTAATAGTGCAGGGGATATCGGTCTGACGATAACGGGTTTTCACCGTGCAGCGCAGCGTGCCTTTCAGCGGCTCGCGGGCGACCCAGTGCAGCTGCTGGGCAATCAGGCCGACGGACATCAGACGCGGATGGTCATGGCCCTGGGCCACAATCAGGATATTGTTTTCAACATCTTTATCGACGACATACCACGGATCTTCGCTACCCTCTTTGGTACCGCCGATCCCCAGCCCTTTACGCTGGCCTAAGGTGTGGTACATCAGCCCCTGGTGCTCGCCAATCACGTCGCCGTCAACGGTGACGATTTTGCCCGGCTGGGCAGGCAGGTAGCGACCAAGGAATTCACGGAATTTGCGCTCACCGATAAAGCAGATGCCGGTAGAGTCTTTTTTCTTCGCGGTGATCAGATCCAGCTCTTCAGCGATTTTACGCACTTCCGGTTTTTCCAGCTCGCCCACCGGGAACAGGCTCTGGGCAATCTGTTCGTGGCCGAGGGTATAAAGGAAGTAGCTCTGATCTTTGTTGCCGTCGAGACCGCGCAGCAGCTGGCTTTTGCCGTCAACGTCGGCGCGGCGCACGTAGTGACCGGTCGCGATATAGTCAGCACCCAGATCTTCAGCGGCGAATTCGAGGAAGGCTTTAAATTTGATCTCTTTGTTGCACAGAATATCCGGGTTCGGCGTGCGGCCGGCTTTGTATTCTTCCAGGAAATGCTCGAACACGTTATCCCAGTACTCTGCGGCAAAATTGACGGTATGCAGTTCAATGCCGAGCTTGTCGCAAACCGCCTGCGCATCAGCCAGATCCGCAGCAGCGGTGCAGTATTCCTCGCCATCGTCCTCTTCCCAGTTCTTCATGAACAGGCCTTCAACCTTATAGCCCTGTTGCAGCAACAGCCAGGCAGAGACGGAAGAATCGACGCCGCCGGACATGCCGACGATCACTTTTTTTTGGCTTTCAGACATTGGAATACTCACGACATTGAACTTCAAGGCGGCGTATTCTATCACGCGCCCCCGGCATTGACACCCTCTGTAAACGGCCAGTTAAATTCGCCGATCGTCTCCAGCGGCAGACGATTGCCGGTCAGGTAGCTGCGAATGCTCTCCGCAACCAGCGGCGAGCGCAGATTGGTGGCGGTCAGAATGGTGTCGGCATCCACCCACAGACAGCGATCGATATCGCTGTCGTGCGGCTCAGTGGCGCACGTTT
Coding sequences within it:
- the purB gene encoding adenylosuccinate lyase, with product MELSSLTAVSPVDGRYGDKVSALRGIFSEYGLLKFRVQVEVRWLQKLAAQAAIAEVPAFDSQANDYLDAIVAQFNEEDAARIKTIERTTNHDVKAVEYFLKEKVASVPALHAVSEFIHFACTSEDINNLSHALMLSTAREEVVLPYWRKIIDAVKALAVEYRDIPLLSRTHGQPATPSTIGKEMANVAYRMERQYRQLEQVEILGKINGAVGNYNAHIAAYPEVDWHQFSEEFVTSLGIQWNPYTTQIEPHDYIAELFDCIARFNTILIDFDRDVWGYIALNHFKQKTIAGEIGSSTMPHKVNPIDFENSEGNLGLANAMLQHMASKLPVSRWQRDLTDSTVLRNLGVGIGYALIAYQSTLKGVSKLEVNRERLLDELDHNWEVLAEPIQTVMRRYGIEKPYEKLKELTRGKRVDAEGMKQFIDGLELPEDEKTRLKAMTPANYIGRAIAMVDELK
- the hflD gene encoding high frequency lysogenization protein HflD, with amino-acid sequence MAKNFYDITLALAGICQSARLVQQLAHQGHCDADALHVSLNSVVDLNPSSTLGVFGGSEANLRLGLETLLGVLNASSRQGLNAELTRYTLSMMVLERKLNAAKGAMGTLGDRISGLQRQLDHFDLQSETLLSAMAGIYVDVISPLGPRIQVTGSPAVLQSPQVQAKVRASLLAGIRAAVLWHQVGGGRLQLMFYRNRLTTQAKQILAHC
- the mnmA gene encoding tRNA 2-thiouridine(34) synthase MnmA, which produces MSESQKKVIVGMSGGVDSSVSAWLLLQQGYKVEGLFMKNWEEDDGEEYCTAAADLADAQAVCDKLGIELHTVNFAAEYWDNVFEHFLEEYKAGRTPNPDILCNKEIKFKAFLEFAAEDLGADYIATGHYVRRADVDGKSQLLRGLDGNKDQSYFLYTLGHEQIAQSLFPVGELEKPEVRKIAEELDLITAKKKDSTGICFIGERKFREFLGRYLPAQPGKIVTVDGDVIGEHQGLMYHTLGQRKGLGIGGTKEGSEDPWYVVDKDVENNILIVAQGHDHPRLMSVGLIAQQLHWVAREPLKGTLRCTVKTRYRQTDIPCTITALDDERIEVRFDEPVSAVTPGQSAVFYSGEICLGGGIIEQRLPLTAV